The following coding sequences lie in one Vanessa tameamea isolate UH-Manoa-2023 chromosome 17, ilVanTame1 primary haplotype, whole genome shotgun sequence genomic window:
- the LOC113404382 gene encoding stimulator of interferon genes protein-like, producing the protein MNKKNDKLYIYAFEIFFACGMSFGSQSVHFDNIQTWLVIVARYIVYNLIIKGIHESSVLGFNHFQTRSKLDFNKMYDQSKIFLMIFAGSICVLVYSKQRVFDEGFLLFFIGHLIAKYPEIEQKSSTINYGVGMACSFFEGYLAHIIPSDGARFVGFEENINIYEAKQGVVFPVKKLFIVITKSLYCPPDLKQFNKKNQRLPYLEACQSLEDVEKDVAGVKNRTYRNSAYKIYRAGRAPVYLAAECASPLHTLHRVLERRALHPELLDIDTQEIVSDFCTMLRSIISRSSDCRDKCELVFYDDKDPNLNLADILLEKIRELEPDFENIITIEPR; encoded by the exons ATGAATAAGAAGAATGACAAATTGTATATCTATGCCTTCGAGATCTTTTTTGCCTGTGGAATGTCTTttg GTTCTCAAAGTGTACATTTTGACAATATACAGACATGGCTGGTGATTGttg CCCGCTATATTGTCTACAACTTGATTATAAAAGGCATACACGAATCGAGTGTTCTCGGTTTCAACCACTTTCAAACTAGGAGTAAATTAGATTTCAACAAAATGTATGATCAGAGCAAAATCTTCCTGATGATATTCGCAGGATCTATATGCGTCTTAGTTTATTCGAAGCAACGAGTTTTCGACGaaggttttttattgttttttattggaCACCTCATAGCAAAATATCCTGAAATT GAACAAAAATCTTCGACGATAAACTATGGTGTAGGAATGGCGTGCAGTTTCTTCGAAGGTTACCTCGCGCACATCATTCCCAGCGATGGGGCACGGTTCGTGGGCTTCGAAGAGAACATCAACATATACGAAGCGAAGCAAGGTGTTGTATTTCCAGTGAAGAAATTATTCATAGTCATCACGAAGTCGCTCTACTGTCCCCCGGATTTGAAACAGTTCAATAAGAAAAACCAACGCCTTCCGTATTTGGAGGCTTGTCAG TCGCTGGAGGACGTGGAGAAGGACGTCGCCGGCGTCAAGAATCGCACGTACCGCAACTCCGCCTACAAGATCTACCGCGCCGGCCGCGCGCCCGTGTACCTCGCGGCCGAGTGCGCGTCCCCGCTGCACACGCTGCACCGCGTGCTGGAGCGCCGCGCGCTGCACCCGG AACTCCTAGATATCGACACCCAAGAAATAGTTTCCGACTTCTGCACGATGCTTCGTTCGATAATTAGCCGGAGTTCGGACTGTCGTGACAAATGCGAATTAGTTTTTTACGATg ACAAAGATCCAAATCTGAATCTAGCGGACATCCTACTCGAGAAGATAAGGGAGCTGGAACcggattttgaaaatattattacaattgaaCCTCGGTGA
- the LOC135193759 gene encoding LOW QUALITY PROTEIN: general transcription factor II-I repeat domain-containing protein 2-like (The sequence of the model RefSeq protein was modified relative to this genomic sequence to represent the inferred CDS: inserted 2 bases in 1 codon) → MDCFIAEHNLSCNVASHLTKLIRAVCPDSKVAEELSMSRTKARAIIVNVTGETAQKNLMENLRENNFYLLVDESTDKSIIKHLALIVRTVADNFQVEDRFFTLIPIEDGTATALLGKIIEYFTEKNIPYKTNMLGYASDDANVMFGVNHSLVTLLKYDIPHLCTIKCICHSFSLCASYTCEKLPRGVEDFCREVFNHIQNSPKRIGDYKTFQAFANIKPHKLLHPSQTRWLSLIQVVNRILEQLPAIKIYFQAAVHVDXLLSAQAILNKALEPTTELYLEFLKFALPIFTELNKKMQSETPKVYLLYEKVLNAYTKLLECFVKPEYLDLTVLERRETRNLSDMREEKILSVDFTEAAKHLPLHEIYVGGMVPNLVRSRRDDQVNDQGELDEESLNNFYIKCKEFYIEAAKQMKKRYPFNDTRSPSVEMLKNARP, encoded by the exons ATGGATTGTTTTATTGCAGAGCACAATCTTTCGTGTAATGTAGCGTCCCATTTGACAAAATTAATACGCGCTGTCTGTCCAGATTCTAAAGTTGCAGAGGAACTGTCTATGAGCAGAACTAAAGCTAGAGCAATTATCGTCAATGTAACTGGAGAAACTGCGCAAAAAAACCTAATGGAGAATTTAAgagaaaataacttttatttgctTGTGGATGAAAGTACGGACAAATCTATCATTAAACATTTGGCATTGATTGTAAGAACAGTGGCCGATAATTTTCAAGTTGAAGACCGATTTTTTACACTGATACCCATTGAAGATGGAACAGCAACAGCGTTGCTTGGTAAAATCATAGAGTATTTTACCGAGAAAAACATACCTTACAAAACCAATATGTTAGGCTATGCATCTGATGATGCTAACGTTATGTTTGGTGTCAATCATTCTCTGGTAacacttttaaaatatgatatacctCATCTTTGTACGATAAAGTGCATATGCCATTCATTCAGCCTCTGTGCCTCGTATACATGCGAAAAATTGCCAAGAGGTGTAGAAGACTTCTGTAGAGAAGTATTTAATCATATACAGAATTCTCCAAAACGTATAGGCGACTATAAAACATTTCAAGCGTTCGCAAACATTAAGCCACACAAGCTGCTTCACCCTAGCCAAACAAGATGGTTGTCACTTATTCAGGTCGTTAACAGGATTCTAGAACAATTGCcggccataaaaatatattttcaagcgGCTGTCCATGTGGA CTTACTTTCTGCTCAAGCAATCCTTAACAAGGCCCTCGAACCAACGACAGAGCTTTATCTAGAATTTTTGAAATTTGCGTTGCCCATATTTACAGAACTCAACAAAAAAATGCAATCGGAAACACCaaaagtatatttactttatgaaaaagttttaaatgctTACACAAAATTGTTGGAGTGCTTCGTTAAACCCGAATATTTAGACCTCACGGTATTAGAACGACGTGAAACGAGGAATTTATCAGATATGAGAGAAGAGAAAATTTTGAGTGTCGATTTCACAGAGGCAGCAAAACATTTGCCGTTACACGAAATATACGTTGGAGGGATGGTTCCGAATCTGGTCAGATCAAGACGTGATGATCAAGTGAATGATCAAGGAGAATTGGATGAAGAAAGCCTGAACAATTTCTATATAAAGtgtaaagaattttatataGAGGCAGCAAAGCAAATGAAAAAACGATATCCATTTAACGACACAAGATCGCCAAGCGTTGAAATGCTTAAAAATGCTAGACCCTAA